ATCGGTATTCACGGTGATAACGATGAAGTAGTCAAAAGAAGTCAAAAGGTTTCACGTATTCCTACGTTAGAAAGTCCCAGTTTGAACAGAAAACAGTACCAGactccaaagaaaacaccACCCGGTTCTCGGTTGCCTGTATTGGATCGGAGCATTGCCAGagaaacaacaaaatccaGCGATAGGTTACGGTCGAAACTAAACCCAAGAACTCCGAAATCACCCAAAGATCGCATATCTCCCGCCATAAAACTCAACCCGCACCCATTTATAGATAAACAACGAAGAGTCTTTAGTGAAATTTCACCTTCCAAGAACGCTCCCAAGAATATCAGAAAATTTTCCTTGCATGGACCTCCTAAAGCACATATTGACAGAGAGAATAATGTACCAAGATATTTGAACCCAACAGCCAGCTCATTGACCCGTAAGGATCCTCCTAAAACTGCGACTgcaccttcttcttccattgCTTCGTTCCCTGTCAAGGTTCCAAGAACCAGAAACTCTCAGAAGTCATCATACACAAGACCTCGAGCGAGATCTACGAGAAGGTCTACCCTACAGGACAGTCgaaacttcaaaattgacACTATCGAACTTTTATTCGAATGCCTAAGGAATCACAAGAGCACACATGATATCGTATCAAACTACACCAACATAAAAAAGGCACATGTCTCTTTATCGAATTCACAATCAGCATTGAGCATGTATGAAAAGGGAGAGATATTACAGACGAAGGAAGTCTATTTTGTAGGCAAATCTAAGGATTGCAAGACGCAGATAAGCATGAATAACCCTTCCAACAATTTTGGGTTTGATAATGCTGACAAGTCATATATCGCCAACATTGGGGATCATTTGAACTATAGATACGAGATTTTGAATTATATGGGCAAAGGATCGTTCGGAAATGTAATTTCCTGCCTGGATCATAAAAACCAAAGTGTTGTTGCAATaaagattatcaaaaatgaaatgTGCTGGTCACTTCAAGCCATTAGTGAGATCAAAATGCTCAAGAGTCTACAATCTCGACATCCTCATATTAATAACCACATTGTTAGGTATCTGGACAACTTTCACTTCAGAGGGCATGTTTGCATAGTCTCCGAGCTACTACTGACGGATTTATACCAAGTCATACAGTCCACTAGCTTCAGAGGTTTAGATCTAAACTTGATTCAAATTATTGCCCGAcaattcattcaaagtcTAGACTTCATACATTCTAGAGGCATTATCCATTGTGATCTCAAGCCTGAAAACATTATGCTGACTCCGGATATAGCCACTGGAAAAATCAACATCAAGgtcattgattttggatcCTCGTGCAAAGAAGGACAATTATCGTACTCATACTTACAATCACGGTACTACAGAGCACCCGAAGTGTTTGTTGGTGCTAGATACGATAGCAAAATCGACATTTGGTCAATGGCAACTATTCTCGTCGAATTGTACACCGGGAAACCATTGATTGTTTGCAAGGATGAGTTTGAGCTGTTCACCAAGGCTCTGGAGTACTTTGGAGTACCTAAACGAGACACAATTCAACATTGGCAGTTCGAACTAAATGCATGTGGACCCATAATAAACCAGAGCGACAAACCTGACACCTCAAAAAGCATTAATAAATCAACTATTCTATGGACGTGTTTTGACTCTTTGTCTTACAATCTCCGTTTGGATCACGTCCGCTCATTGAAGCCCAATGTGAAAATCAGAGGCACTAGCGTAGATAACATGTTACTCAGGCATCAACAATTCTCCAAGTCTCCGATGCTATTCATGCCATTTTTGGACTTTCTTGACCAATGTTTCCACTGGGACCCAAGAGAACGAGCCAGTGCACGCCAACTAAGAGATCATAGGTTTATATAGGTATATATGTATTAATAATCATCCTTAGTCCAGGCTTATATACCGTTGCTATTCATAGATTGATTTCGCGTGAGAAGAGCTCCCCagatttttttgataattaCTGATCAATTTCACTGCCCACTTCTTACGGACAATGGTTAGCAAGAGAGAACTACTTAAGAGTAAAACCAAGGCCGTCTTGGCCTCTACCCTTGAGTACACTTCCGAGTATGCAGCAGACTCTTTAGTAAAGGGAAGCAAACGAGGATTGGCAGCTGGTACTGCGGCCTCGTTGATGGAGTTGGGCTTAGACAAATGGGAAGGGGGATCCAGTAGCCGCAAGTTGCCCGCAAGTTCTACTGTGAATACAGAGTTAGACGATGATGCTGAGCATTTTGTGGATAAACTGGTTGATAAACTGTTGCGCCATACTGTCACCAAACGTGAAAGGCAGCTATTGAAGAGTAAGATGCAGGATCCAGTGAGGAAGGATCAACCACGGTTATCGATCAAGGTCATGATGGAAAATCTAAGGACATTAAGTGCACACCTGGAACTTGTTTTCACAATTCAGCATGGAATTTCAAGGGTGATCAAATGGCATTGTCCTTCAATGACCATCACATATTTATTGCTCTATACATGGGCGGTAATATCACCATATATGTTCTTGGTATACATGCTGGTGTTTCTAACTTACGGTGTTGTGGTGCAGAAATACTTGGAAAGACACCCAATTGAGCCTCTGAACCTAGTGGACACACCGAATCGCATTTCAGGATCATTGCTGGACTTTCTGGCACCCTCAGAATTCACTGATCCGATGAGCGGAGAACTCTACGAGTCAATTCGGGAAGAGGTGTTATCACAGGAACAGGAGGATCACAGTGATGCGGAGAGTATTGTCTCTATTTCAGAGAGCGTAGAAGAGgttgttgaagaaactgagaGCGGAAAGaccttcaacaaagaaatgaatATCCTTATCAACATGAGAGACCTTCAGAATTTGCTTTCTCATCTTACTACACAGATCGAGTTTATTGAACAGTATTGTCACGagaatttttcttttcaagatgaaaagCTGTCCACATCACTATTTTTAAAGTTCTGGCTGTGGATGATCCTCTTATTTTGTTTCGGACGTTATATTCCCTGGAAAGCTATTTTTATCGTTTCAGGATGGGTTGCTGTTTGTCGTTGTCACCCCAGTTTCCACAAACTGGGTgttttatttcttttgcttccCGAAAATTGGGATTCGGGTAAAGCCAAGCCTGTACCGGATTCTGAAAGTAATAAAGCTGAATATAAATCGCTGATCTTAGATGAAGAACCAGAAATCAGGACGGTTGAAGTATTTGAACTACAACAAAACGGATTAACTCCCTCTCAGTATGTCCCTATATGTTTCACAACAACAATCTTccaccaaagaagcaaTCTTCGACGACATCAAAAGAAACCGAAGGGATCTATCTTACTTAATGAGATGCAGGCACCAAAAGAATGGACATTCTCAATTGAAGGTTGGACTTTAGATACTGATCCGAAGAAATGGTGCTACGATCGAAACTTGATTGACGGTgttgttttcaagaacGACGAGTGGTGCTATGATTTGAATAACCAATTTCGTCGTAGGCGATGGGTAAGGGAATGCTTCAGATATGCTAGGCCAGTTCCTGAGTGAAAACAGTCCCCCACACAGTATAGATAGCCCCCCACAGGAGATACTTTTCATCTGGATTCGCGGTTTTCCGTTGTAGATGCGTTTACCTTTGTCAATATATCTGGCagatatttttcatcttcacATGGATTATCACCGCACGATCAGAGTATTTGATGCGTTCCCTAAAACGGAACCTGTCAATACCGTGAGGAGCACTAAAGGCTCCTATTCCACCATCTTAATGGGGTTTTTCATCTTGTTCCTTATATGGGTTGAGATCGGAGGATACGTGGATGGATACATTGATCGCCAGTTCATGTTGGACAGAAACATCCAGCGTGTTCTCAATATCAACCTTGACATGTTTGTTGCCACCCCTTGCAATTATCTGCATACTAACGTCAAAGACATCACACAAGATAGGTTTTTGGCGCAGGAGCAACTGAACTTTGAAGGTgtgaattttttcatccCAGATTCGTTCCGTGTCAATGGCGATGAATCACAAGGAAGCACGTTGGATTTGGATGAAGTAATGAGAGAGTCAGCTCTAGCTGAGTTTCGAGAGAAGAAATCTTTTACTCACGGAGATGCCCCGGCCTGTCATATCTTCGGATCTATCCCCGTTAACAAGGTCCATGGATTCTTTCACATAACGGGGAAAGGCTATGGCTACAGAGATAGATCAATAGTACCCAAGGAAGCATTGAATTTTACGCATGTCATCAGTGAATTCTCATTTGGTGAGTTCTACCCATACATGAACAATCCCTTAGATTTTACCGCAAGAACCACCAATGATC
This is a stretch of genomic DNA from Komagataella phaffii GS115 chromosome 3, complete sequence. It encodes these proteins:
- a CDS encoding Serine-threonine protein kinase that is part of a glucose-sensing system produces the protein MDLSDTSKNEESFRYYTPKKRDLYQDLDLSYIAKQLAKIGIHGDNDEVVKRSQKVSRIPTLESPSLNRKQYQTPKKTPPGSRLPVLDRSIARETTKSSDRLRSKLNPRTPKSPKDRISPAIKLNPHPFIDKQRRVFSEISPSKNAPKNIRKFSLHGPPKAHIDRENNVPRYLNPTASSLTRKDPPKTATAPSSSIASFPVKVPRTRNSQKSSYTRPRARSTRRSTLQDSRNFKIDTIELLFECLRNHKSTHDIVSNYTNIKKAHVSLSNSQSALSMYEKGEILQTKEVYFVGKSKDCKTQISMNNPSNNFGFDNADKSYIANIGDHLNYRYEILNYMGKGSFGNVISCLDHKNQSVVAIKIIKNEMCWSLQAISEIKMLKSLQSRHPHINNHIVRYLDNFHFRGHVCIVSELLLTDLYQVIQSTSFRGLDLNLIQIIARQFIQSLDFIHSRGIIHCDLKPENIMLTPDIATGKINIKVIDFGSSCKEGQLSYSYLQSRYYRAPEVFVGARYDSKIDIWSMATILVELYTGKPLIVCKDEFELFTKALEYFGVPKRDTIQHWQFELNACGPIINQSDKPDTSKSINKSTILWTCFDSLSYNLRLDHVRSLKPNVKIRGTSVDNMLLRHQQFSKSPMLFMPFLDFLDQCFHWDPRERASARQLRDHRFI
- a CDS encoding Peroxisomal integral membrane peroxin; protein product: MVSKRELLKSKTKAVLASTLEYTSEYAADSLVKGSKRGLAAGTAASLMELGLDKWEGGSSSRKLPASSTVNTELDDDAEHFVDKLVDKLLRHTVTKRERQLLKSKMQDPVRKDQPRLSIKVMMENLRTLSAHLELVFTIQHGISRVIKWHCPSMTITYLLLYTWAVISPYMFLVYMLVFLTYGVVVQKYLERHPIEPLNLVDTPNRISGSLLDFLAPSEFTDPMSGELYESIREEVLSQEQEDHSDAESIVSISESVEEVVEETESGKTFNKEMNILINMRDLQNLLSHLTTQIEFIEQYCHENFSFQDEKLSTSLFLKFWLWMILLFCFGRYIPWKAIFIVSGWVAVCRCHPSFHKLGVLFLLLPENWDSGKAKPVPDSESNKAEYKSLILDEEPEIRTVEVFELQQNGLTPSQYVPICFTTTIFHQRSNLRRHQKKPKGSILLNEMQAPKEWTFSIEGWTLDTDPKKWCYDRNLIDGVVFKNDEWCYDLNNQFRRRRWVRECFRYARPVPE